The window GACTTCAGCTATCACAACCGAAGCCTCACCGGGCCGCGCTGGTTGCGCGTAGGCGATGCCGCCGGTTTCATGGACCCGATTTTTTCCGCCGGTATTTTTCTCGCAATGTGGTCCGGCAAGATCTCCGCTGAGATCTTGACAAAGAAGCTCAAGAACGGAGCGCCGGGCGGGCGGGCCTTTACAGCCTATGAAAAACGCGTGAAGCGCGGGTTGCGTTTTTATTGGCGCGTCGTGGAAAATTATTACACCACGCCGTTCATGGAACTTTTCCTGCAACCGCGCAACCACTTCGACCTGCCTTCGGCGGTGAGCGCCGTCCTCGCGGGCGAATTGGAAGGCGGTTTCGCCTTGCGCTGGCGGCTCGAATATTTTTTCCTGCTCGTCAAATTGCAAAAACGCTGGCCGCTCGTCCCGCACATTTCTTTCGCTCCCGTCGCGCCGATGAAAAAATCCTGCGCGCCGCGCGCCACCACCACCGTTTGAAACGCCACCACGCTCCACCCACGGGAACACATTTTTCGTCGTGCCGCCTCGCCGGCATGCTGCTCCTTTTTTGTTTTCTCGCCTTGTCCGCAACTTCCTGCCGCACTATTGCCCCGCTCGCTCCCGTCAATCTTTTGCAACCGGGCTGGCATGTGCGCCAGGGGCAAGCCGTCTGGAAACCGCCCGGCGCGCGTCCCGAACTTTCCGGCGAATTGCTTTTCGCCACCAATGACGACGGCGATTCCTTCATTCAATTTTCCAAAAGTCCTTTCGCGCTCGTGACCGCGCAGACTTCGCAGAAACGCTGGCACATCGAATTCGGTTCGGGCGATTATTCTTTCGGCGGCATCGGCCAGCCCTCCGAACATTTTGGCTGGTTCAAACTCGCGCCCGCGCTCGGCGGCGCGAAACTTTCTCCACCCTGGCATTTTGAGCGCACGTCCGACACCAACTGGAAATTGTCGAACATCCGCAGCGGGGAAATGCTGGAAGGTTTTCTCTCGCCGTGAAGTCGCGTCTCTGGCGATGGTGGTGGGTTCCGGCGCTGGTGTTGATCGTCATCGGCTTCGCGCGGCTGCGCTTTGACGTCGAAGTCCTCGACCTTCTGCCCGGCGATCTCCCTTCAGTTCACGGCCTCAAATTGTATCAGCAGGAATTTGCCAATTCCCGCGAACTGCTCATCACCGTCACTTGCCCGGATGCCGCCACTTCCGAAAGCGCTGCGCAATCCATCGCCGAAAAACTTCGCGCGCAAACCAATCTCGTCGCCCAGGTCACCTGGCAGGCACCGTGGCTTGAACATCCCGAGCAAACCTCCGAATTGATCGCGCATCTCTGGCTTAATCAACCGCCCGAAGTCCTTCGCCAATTCGCCGAACGCCTCGCCGAGACCAATCTTCCCGCCGTGCTCACCGCCACGCGCGAGCAACTCGCCACCACGCTTTCGCCCACCGACCTCGCGCAGTTGAGTTACGATCCATTTGGCTTCACGCGCCTGCCCGAAAATGTCATGGGCGCCGCCGCAGGTTTCGGCCAGGGCCAGCAGTTGTTCGCCTCGGCGAACGGCACGTTTCATCTGCTCTTCATCAAGGCCGCGACTGAACTCAAAGACTATCGCCAATGCAACGACTGGCTCAATCGCATCAAGGATTGCGTCAACACCGCCGTCCCACCCTCCGAAGCCACCGCGCGACAATTTTTAAAAATCGGTTACACCGGTCGTCCGGCTTTCGTCGCGGAAATTTCTTCGAGCATGCAGCATGACATGACGCTTTCCATCGGCGGCACGTCGCTGTTCATCGCGATATTATTTTGGCTCGCGCATCGCCGCGTGAAACCGATGTTGTGGCTGCTGATTTTGCTCGCGTTGATCTTGGCCGGCACATTGGCGATCGGCGGACTCATCTTCGGTACTATCAATGTCGTCAGCATGGGCTTCGCGGGAATCCTGCTCGGCCTCGCGGTGGATTACGCCGTCGTGCATTATCAGGAGGCCCTCGCGCATCCCGATCTATCCATCCCTGAAGTGCGCGGAGCGATTGCGCCCAGTATCTTTTGGGCGGCCGTCACCACCATCACCGCCTTCGTCATGCTCAACTTCGGAGGCTTGCCCGGCCTCGCGCAACTCGGCTCGCTCGTCGGCATCGGCGTCGCCCTCTCGGCGTGCGTGATGATCTTCGCCTTTCTGCCGCCACTGTTTCCCGAACGCAGAAAAAAACGTCCGGTCAATTCATCGCCGCCACTCGCCGCCAACATTGCCACGCCACCACTCAATCGCATTCGCGCTAATCTTGTTCTCGCCACTACCGCCGCGATCATCGCCGTTTGCTCTCTCAGCTTATTCACCGGCCTGCCAAAATTAGATCCCACCGCCAACTCGCTTCAGCCTCGCAACAGCCAGGCATACGCGACACTCGACACCATCAAGACCAATCTCAATCAGCAACGCGAGCCGCTCTGGTTTGTCGTCGAAGGCAAAAACGAAAGCGAAGTCAGCCGCCGTCTCAACGAAGTCGAACCGATTTTGCAAACCGCCGTCACCAATCATTTACTTACCGGCTTCACTTTGCCAACCATGCTTTGGCCGAATCCCGAAGCTCAAGCCGCCAACCGCGCGACGATTCAACAACTCGTCGCTGAGCGTTCCATTTTCCACACGAACGCCCTTGCCGGTGGTTTCAGCGCCGAGGCGCTGGGCTTGACCGATAGCATTCTCAACACCTGGCAAAATGCCGTCGCCACCACGAATGTCTTCTGGCCGACCAATCAGCTCTCGCAATGGATTTTCGAAAAACTTACCGCGCGCGCACCCGGCGAATTTTACGCGGCGGGTTTTATGTTTCCCTCGCCCGACACCGTTGCGCATCCGCATCCGCTTAACGAACTCGAATCGCAGCTTCCACACGATGGCGTCTGGCTCTCAGGCTGGGAATTGGTCGGCGGCAATCTGCTCGGTGTCGTGAGGAAAAATTTATGGAAGCTCGTCGCGCCCATGGTCTTTCTGGTTTTGCTTTCCCTCTGGCTCGCGTTTCGTCGCTTCACGGAAATCTTTTTCAGCCTCGCCATTCTTTTTTTAAGCGGCTTGATTTTATTGACCACGATGAAGTTCATGGGTTGGTCGTGGAATTTGCTCAACCTCATGGCGCTGCCGCTCATCCTCGGTACCGGCGTGGACTACAGCATCTTCATGCAACTCGCGCTGCGACGCCACCACGGCGATTTGCATCTCGCGCATATTTCCGTCGGTCGCGCCTTGCTGCTCTGCGGAGCCACCGCCGTCGCTGGTTTCGGCTCGCTGGCGCTGTCAAGCAATGCCGGCATGTCCAGTCTCGGCCAGGTGTGCGCCGTCGGCATCGCCGGCAACATGCTCATCTCGGTTCTGCTGTTGCCCGTGTGGTGGCGTCTAACGCATAAAACAAATTCAACCCCGCCGGATTCTTCAACGTCGCAACCTTCGTCGCTCTATCGCACCGGTCTCTGGTCGCTTGGACTCAAAGTCGCAAAAATCATTCCCACGCGTGTTTGTGCGATCATCGCCCCAATGTTCGCCGTGCTTTACCGGACGTTTGCGGCGCAACGCCGTGAAATCGTTTTCCAAAATCTTCTTCCGCTGGTGAACCATGACGAAACCGCCGCCCGCCGCGCCACCAATGAACTCTTCCGGCAATTTTCGCTCAAGCTCGCCGACCTCTGGCACTTCGAGGCCGGCGGCTCGATTGATCATTGGCTTGGCGATTGGCTCGGCTGGGACAGATTTTTAGCTGCCCACGCTCGTGGCAAAGGCGTTTTGCTCATCACGCCGCATTTGGGAAATTGGGAGTTTGGCGGCGCGTTTCTCGTCCGGCATAACATTGATCTCCTCGTGCTCACCCAGCCCGAACCTGAGGCGAGCCTTACCAAACTGCGCGAAGCCTCGCGTGCGCGCAAGGGCATCAAGACGCTCGTCATCGGCGAAAACCCGTTCGCCATCGTCGAAATTATCAAACTGCTTCAAGCGGGTGCGACGGTTGCGCTCCTGATTGATCGCCCGCCCCCTTCCAACGCCGCTGAGGTGGAATTATTTGGCCGCCCCTTTCTCGCCTCACTGGCCGCGGCGGAACTCGCGCGCGCCGCGGGCAGCGCGATCATTCCCGGTTACATTGTGCGCAAGGAAAATAATTATGCCGCGCAAATTTTGCCGGAAATTATTTACGACCGCGCGGCGCTGGGAAATCGCGCGGCACGCATCCGTCTCACGCAGGAAATTCTCCGTGCCTTTGAACCGGCCATCCGGCAGCATCTCACTCAATGGTATCACTTCGTTCCCATCTGGCCCAAACAACCGTAAAATGAAAAAAATATTTTTGCTCGCGGCCTTTTTTTGCGGCGCCCTTTCCGCTCGCGCCGCGGACACCAACGCCATCGTCAACGCCTGGCTCGGCGCGCAAACCAACTTGCAAAATTGGACCGCCGATTTCACACAGACGCGCTCGCTCAAGACGCTCACACAACCACTGACTTCGACCGGCCATCTCTGGTTTCAAGCGCCGAACCAATTTCGCTGGGAACTTCTGAAGCCCTCACACACCATCGCCTTGCGGCAGGCCGACGACATGTATGTCATCTATCCCCAACTCAAGCGTGCCGAGCGTTATCCCATCAACGCCAGCGTCCCCGGCGAATGGCGCGAGGCGTTGTCGCTGCTTGAAGCCGGATTCCCGCGCACCCGCGCCGACCTCGATTCGCATTTTCACATCGGCGCGCTTACCGAAACCAACGGCGCTTATCAACTCGAATTACTGCCCAATAGCGCGTTCGTGAAGAAAATGCTCACCGATATTCGCGTCGGGCTGGCCACCAACGATTTTTCGCTCACCAGCACCGAGCTGGTTTTTATTGATGGCTCGCGCATGCGAAATGATTTCACCAACGGCGTGATGAATTCAAAATTTCGCGATGGCCTGTTCGATTGGCAACCGCCTGCCGATTACAAAGTCACCGAGCCTTTCTCCAAATGAACGCCGATCAACTCGCCGCCGCCTTGCGCCGCCTGCCGCATGGCGCGGAATTTCGTTTTGTGGATCGCGTGACTTATCTCGAACCGGGCCGCCAGGGTGAAGGCGAATACCGTGTGCTCGGTGATGAACATTTTTTGCGCGGTCATTTTCCCGGCGAGCCGTTATTTCCCGGCGTGCTGCTCATTGAAGCCGCCGCGCAGCTTGCCGGGGTCATCGCGCAAAGCGATCCCACAATTCCTCCGCTGGCGAATCTCAAACTGACGGCGATGCGCGCCGTTAAAATTCTCGGCAGCGCGCACCCCGGCGAAACCCTTCAACTTCAGGCGCAAATCACCGGTCGCCTCGGCAATCTCGTGCAGGCGAGCGCGCAAATTTTTGTCATGGGAAATACCGTGATGAGCGGCGAACTCACCTTGAGCGGCGACGCCCCTGCCGATGCTCACCGCAACCCATCCACATAACGCTGACGCCACGCCGCGCGCGAAATTTTTCCCCGTTCATTGACCGGCAGCGATTCAACGAACAGCCATTTGCGCGGCACCTGCCACGCCGGAAGGTTCTGCTGCAAAAATGCTTTCAATTCATTTTCGTTC is drawn from Verrucomicrobiia bacterium and contains these coding sequences:
- a CDS encoding MMPL family transporter, with the translated sequence MKSRLWRWWWVPALVLIVIGFARLRFDVEVLDLLPGDLPSVHGLKLYQQEFANSRELLITVTCPDAATSESAAQSIAEKLRAQTNLVAQVTWQAPWLEHPEQTSELIAHLWLNQPPEVLRQFAERLAETNLPAVLTATREQLATTLSPTDLAQLSYDPFGFTRLPENVMGAAAGFGQGQQLFASANGTFHLLFIKAATELKDYRQCNDWLNRIKDCVNTAVPPSEATARQFLKIGYTGRPAFVAEISSSMQHDMTLSIGGTSLFIAILFWLAHRRVKPMLWLLILLALILAGTLAIGGLIFGTINVVSMGFAGILLGLAVDYAVVHYQEALAHPDLSIPEVRGAIAPSIFWAAVTTITAFVMLNFGGLPGLAQLGSLVGIGVALSACVMIFAFLPPLFPERRKKRPVNSSPPLAANIATPPLNRIRANLVLATTAAIIAVCSLSLFTGLPKLDPTANSLQPRNSQAYATLDTIKTNLNQQREPLWFVVEGKNESEVSRRLNEVEPILQTAVTNHLLTGFTLPTMLWPNPEAQAANRATIQQLVAERSIFHTNALAGGFSAEALGLTDSILNTWQNAVATTNVFWPTNQLSQWIFEKLTARAPGEFYAAGFMFPSPDTVAHPHPLNELESQLPHDGVWLSGWELVGGNLLGVVRKNLWKLVAPMVFLVLLSLWLAFRRFTEIFFSLAILFLSGLILLTTMKFMGWSWNLLNLMALPLILGTGVDYSIFMQLALRRHHGDLHLAHISVGRALLLCGATAVAGFGSLALSSNAGMSSLGQVCAVGIAGNMLISVLLLPVWWRLTHKTNSTPPDSSTSQPSSLYRTGLWSLGLKVAKIIPTRVCAIIAPMFAVLYRTFAAQRREIVFQNLLPLVNHDETAARRATNELFRQFSLKLADLWHFEAGGSIDHWLGDWLGWDRFLAAHARGKGVLLITPHLGNWEFGGAFLVRHNIDLLVLTQPEPEASLTKLREASRARKGIKTLVIGENPFAIVEIIKLLQAGATVALLIDRPPPSNAAEVELFGRPFLASLAAAELARAAGSAIIPGYIVRKENNYAAQILPEIIYDRAALGNRAARIRLTQEILRAFEPAIRQHLTQWYHFVPIWPKQP
- a CDS encoding outer membrane lipoprotein carrier protein LolA, which encodes MKKIFLLAAFFCGALSARAADTNAIVNAWLGAQTNLQNWTADFTQTRSLKTLTQPLTSTGHLWFQAPNQFRWELLKPSHTIALRQADDMYVIYPQLKRAERYPINASVPGEWREALSLLEAGFPRTRADLDSHFHIGALTETNGAYQLELLPNSAFVKKMLTDIRVGLATNDFSLTSTELVFIDGSRMRNDFTNGVMNSKFRDGLFDWQPPADYKVTEPFSK
- a CDS encoding 3-hydroxyacyl-ACP dehydratase FabZ family protein; this translates as MNADQLAAALRRLPHGAEFRFVDRVTYLEPGRQGEGEYRVLGDEHFLRGHFPGEPLFPGVLLIEAAAQLAGVIAQSDPTIPPLANLKLTAMRAVKILGSAHPGETLQLQAQITGRLGNLVQASAQIFVMGNTVMSGELTLSGDAPADAHRNPST